A window of Betaproteobacteria bacterium genomic DNA:
CAAAAGGAGGCTGTAAGGCCTCCTTTTTTTATTCAGCCCTGGGTTAATTCAACCAAGGCCTTTATTCAGTCATAGCCGCGACGAGATGGATAACCTCGACGGCATCATTGCCGACGCGAAATCGAATTTCGACAGCATCACCGACCTTGCTGCCCTCGAGCAGGCCAAGGCGCGTTTTCTTGGCAAGAGCGGTGCGCTGACTGAAATACTGAAAGGGCTCGGCAAGCTTTCTGCCGAGGAGCGCCCGCAGGCAGGCGCACTGATCAACAAGGCCAAGGAACAGATCGAAGCTCTGCTGCAGGCACGCCGTGAGGCGATCGAGATGTCTTCTCTGGAAGCCCGATTGGCGGAAGAGGCGCTCGATGTAACGCTTCCCGGGCGCGGGCGCAGTCGCGGCGGGGTGCATCCGGTCATCCGCACCTGGCAGCGTATCGAAGCGATTTTCCGTTCGGTGGGATTCGACGTCGCCGATGGTCCGGAAATCGAAACCGATTGGCACAATTTCACCGCGCTCAATCAGCCGCAGAATCATCCGGCGCGATCAATGCACGACACGTTCTATGTCGAGGGTGGGCTGCTGCTTCGCACGCACACCAGTCCGATGCAGGTGCGTTACGCCCGAACCCATAAGCCGCCGATCAAGGTTATCTCACCGGGCCGGACCTATCGGGTTGACTCGGATGCGACTCATTCGCCCATGTTCCATCAGGTCGAAGGTCTGTGGCTCGACGAGAACATCAGCTTCGCCGACCTGAAAGGCGTCTATACCGATTTCCTGCGCAGATTTTTCGAAACCGACGAACTGCAGGTGCGCTTCCGCCCATCCTTCTTTCCTTTCACCGAGCCTTCCGCCGAAATCGACATGGTTTTTGCCAGCGGACCTTACAAGGGACGATGGCTGGAGATTTCGGGCGCCGGGCAGGTGCACCCGAACGTGGTGCGCAATTTCGGACTCGACCCCGAACGTTTCATCGGCTTTGCATTCGGCAGCGGACTGGAACGTCTGACCATGCTGCGTTATGGGATCGACGACCTGCGCCTGTTTTACGACGGTGACCTGCGTTTCCTGCGGCAATTCAACTGAGATAACGGGACCATGCAATTCTCGGA
This region includes:
- the pheS gene encoding phenylalanine--tRNA ligase subunit alpha; translated protein: MDNLDGIIADAKSNFDSITDLAALEQAKARFLGKSGALTEILKGLGKLSAEERPQAGALINKAKEQIEALLQARREAIEMSSLEARLAEEALDVTLPGRGRSRGGVHPVIRTWQRIEAIFRSVGFDVADGPEIETDWHNFTALNQPQNHPARSMHDTFYVEGGLLLRTHTSPMQVRYARTHKPPIKVISPGRTYRVDSDATHSPMFHQVEGLWLDENISFADLKGVYTDFLRRFFETDELQVRFRPSFFPFTEPSAEIDMVFASGPYKGRWLEISGAGQVHPNVVRNFGLDPERFIGFAFGSGLERLTMLRYGIDDLRLFYDGDLRFLRQFN